From the Kitasatospora atroaurantiaca genome, the window CGCTCCGGCTTCCGGACGAGCTGGTGCGCGATCCCCTCGCCGCGCTGCGTCCCTCGTTCCGTACCGGGCCGCTGCTGACGACGACGCGCGGCGGGGCGGTCGCCGTGCCCGCCCCCTCCTCGCATCACGCCGGCACCTGGGAGTGGGCCGAGACCCGGTGGGAGAAATCCGAGACCACCTGGGCGTTCTCTCCGATCGCGGCGGTGGACGTGAACGCCAGGTTGCCCGAGGAATCCGTCGAGATCCGAACCGGATACACACATCTGAGGGAGCGCCGTGGATGACCTCTCGTTCGACCGGCTCCGCAAGGTGCGGCTCAGGGCGCCGCGGTTCTTCCTGTCCCAGGATCACAATCCGGTGTGGTTCAACGGCTATGAGGTGCGGCCCGGCATCGTCGCGCTGCCGGTGATGAAGCTGACCGAGCGGCTGTACGAACAACAGGGAGACTCGACCGTGACCCTGGCCAGCATCGCGCAGGTGAAGCCGGAGGTGTTCGTCACCGAGGTGATGGATCTGTTGAGGCTGCTGGAGAAGGTCCCGTCGGGCCGCACCCTGGTCGAGTTCTTCGCGAACGCGTCGGTGCCACCGCCGAAGGTCCCCAAGAGGCCCGCTGACCGGACCTACTGGGAGCAGGAGGCGGTCTACGCCGACAACGGCTGCCCCGCCGAGATCAGGCTGACGATCAACCAGCTCGACCCCAGGCTGCCCCAGCTCACGGCAGTCACGCTCGGCACCTACAAGACGGGCAGGTACTACGGGGCGGGCTCCGTGTCGTACGTGCAGATCCATCCGCGCATGGTGCTCACGATGGACGGCTTGGCGATCTCGCCAGAGCTGATCATCGCTCACGAGATGATCCACGCGGCCCACGCGGTCAGCGGCGCGATCGATGAGGGAGAGCTCAACGTCCCGGCGCTGGAGAGCCCCGGGAAATTCGCGACGACCAAGAGTCCCTTCGAGGAGATCGTCACGCACGGCGGATATCTCCAGCTCACCGCGTCCCTCGGGGTCCACCATCCGGGCGGAGTGCTCGCCATCAAGGCGACCCAGCCCCAGATCACCGGGCTCCGCTCGGCGGCAGAACTCGCCCGCACGGCCAAGAACGACGACGAGCGGAGGCGCTGGACGCGCACCCAGTGCGCCCGGTTCGACGTGGTGGGCGTCAGCGAGGTACGGCTCGCCGCGGAGCTCAAGCAGACGACACGGCGGGCGTACCACAACTTCATCTCCGAGACCCCCCGTGCAGGCATTCTGAAGAAGGCACGCGGCGAGGTGGCTGACGAGCTCTTCACGATCCCGCCGGGCAGCACTCCCGATCACCCCCTGCGCGCCAAACTGGCCGCGCTCACGACCTGGGCGTCCACGGTCGGGGTCGTGGATTGCGTGCACCCAGCCGCGCCGGACGACGTGGTCGGATACGCGGCGCCCAGAAAACTGGCGATGAAGGGTCCAGAGGCATGGAATCTCATCAACGGCCTCTCGGTGCGGCAGACACCCGCCGAGATCTGGCGCCCGAGCGACACCGCGCCGCCTCAGCCCGCAGGTGAGTTGAGAGTCGAGGTACGCGGCGGGCGGGACCGACCCGCACCCGTGCCGGCCTCGGGGCCGTCCCGCCCGCCGGTCTCCTCGAATCAGGTCACGGTCTTCCCGTATCTGCGGAGCCAGGCCAAGGACGCGCCCGAGATCACCAAGCGGCTCTATCGGTTCGATCTGCGCGGCCCCGAGGAGAGGACCGAGAACCCCCATGGCATCACCGTCGAGCCCCGGGATCTGGCGCCCGTCTTCAGCGCCGGTTTCCGCGCCTGGGGCACCTGGTACGACCTGGAGCACCACGTTCACCCGCGACCCGGATCCTGGTACACCCAGGACGGTTTCGTGAGCCTCGGTGCGGACAAGAAGGCGGCCATCGACCTGTACGCCCCCGACCTGGTGGGCCGGGTCGGCGCGAGCTGGATCGAGCTGGCGACAGCAGCGATCAGGAGACGGCTGACGACACGGAACCTGACCCCGGCCCAGCAGGTACGCCTCTCGGACGACCTGGCCAGGCTGACGAAGCAGGCCGTCGGCGACGGCGGGGTGACCGGCTGGATCTACTCGGTCCTGCCGAGCCGCTACATGTTCCACGTCGCCACGAACGCGGGGTCCACCCGCCAGGCGCTCCTGGGCGACCAGGCCAGGCGGGCGGCGGAACAGAACGGCGAGTGGCTCGCCCCGCACCTGGTGCCGGCCTCCGCGATCACCAAGGCCACCCAAGTGACCTTCACCGTCGAGTACACGGTACCGAAGCGGGGCGGCCCGGCCGAACCGCGTTACCGCACACGCGAGACGGGCGAACTGATCAGGAAGAAGGCCGAGGGCGATCCGTACAACCCCTTCCGCCACCGCGCACAGAGCCGCTGGGACGGCCTGGTCAGCTACGGAGCTCCGCCGGACAATCCGTGCCTGCCGGGACACCGCGACTTCGCGGTCCCGCGCGGGTGGTCAGGCATGGACGAGTACTGGAGGAACGGTAAGAAACACACGTCCTCATGGGCCACCACCGGCATCACACTGACGCCGCCGCCACGACCGTAGGGAGCAGAAGATGGTGCGGTTCGAGTACGAGCTCGCCAAGGACTCACGCAAACTGCAGATCTCGCCCGAAAGCGGCCCGCCGACGATCGCCACCGTGAAGATCCAGGTCTCCAACCCTGGCATCACCGGCGTCACCCGCGCGAAGATCATCATCAAGATCTCGGCCGAACTGACGGCCAACCCCGGAGCCATTCGCCCGGTCTGCGATCCATCACGCGAGTGGTCGTTCAAGCGCGAGACGAACGACATCTACGTCGCGACGTTCCACAGGCAGCCCGGCAAACCGCCCCACCACCCGGCGCACAAGGGCGAATTGGCGAAGAACGCCCGGTTCACTCTGCTCCTGCACCACGTCGAGGTCTCCTCGAGCACCGGGGAGGCCGTGATCAGCATCATCGAGGACCTGACGATCGACGCCAGAGCGGAGACGACGGACAAGACCCTGACCATCCAGAAACACGCGACCGTACCGCCGGGCGCGGACGTGCCACGGCACTTCCGGCCGGAGCCGATCCAGCCGTCCTACGGCAATCCGGCCCGGCTGGTGTGGGAGGGGCCGCACATCGGGTACCGGATCCTGTCCGCCGCGCACCCGGCCGGCATCGACGTGACCGGAACGCGTGTCTGGCAGTCGGAGGATCTGTACGGGCCGACGACATTCGTCCTTCAGGGCATCGACACCACCGACGAGTCGGATCCGGTCCGGCACACCCTCACCACCACGGTGGTACCGGAGCGCGGACTGGAGTGGTTCGTCCCGATCGAGGGCCTTGAGGGCCAGGGCCCGACCGCGCTCGGAGGCTGGGAACGTGACCACACGGTCATCGGCACTTGGCGGATCACTGACGGTCCCCCCGGAGACAGAGCCGATCTCACCTCCGACGTCCGATTCCGGGTGTGGACCGGCACCGAGCGCCACAACCGGCACGTCATCAGCCGCGACTACCCGATCTCCGCGCTGAAGAACCAAGGGCTTCAGATCCACATCCCGCTCGGTGGGGGCTCCCGAGCGTTCTTCGAATTCACCAACAACACGTTCCTCGAGCGGGGCTGGGGAGATCCCTGGGGAGGGCTCAAGGACCCGAACAAAAAGGAGTACTCGGACTTCAACACCCGGATGCGCGGGCGATCCGTGGTCGATCTGGCGTTTCTCTTCCACGTCGCCGCGGACGAGAGTCCCCGGAACACTCAGGACAACATTCCCGCACCACAGCGCAGGCCACGACCGGATCCGGCCGCGGCCTCCTCCGGCCGGTCCGGCACAGCGCTCGACACCGATGCGCCGTCACGGCATCCCGGGTCACCCTGATGCCGAACGACATACCGGCAGCGCAGGCACACGAGGTGACTCTGACGTCAGACTGCCCGGGTGAGCGAGTGCGGGCCGGGAGGTGCGGAGCGTAGGTGGTCTGCTCGCAGAGGGCCGTGCCGTCCCGGGTGAAGTCGGTCCATTCCAGGACGGTGGTCCCGTCCTCCGCTATGCGCAACCTGGCGGTGCGGCGACCAGCGGGTCGTACGTGTAGCGCCAGAGCTGTCCGTCGGGCGTGGTCACGGCGACCAGCTGGTCCTCGACATCCCGGGTGTAATGCCAGTTCTCGAGCCGCCCGAGCCGGAAGTCCTCTGACGCGCCACCTGCGCCGTTGGAAACTCATCGCTGCTGATCAAAGTAGGTCTGGCGCACCACCACTCCCTGCTGGAAGCCTGTTCGGGTGATCGTCTCACTGGTGTATCAGGTGGCGCGGAAGCTGCTCGCGGTCCCGGCGGTACTGCTGGGCCGGGACGCCACCGAGGACGCCGAACTGCTGGTGCTGCGGCGTGAGAACGCGGTGCTGCGCAGGCAGGTCACCGCGCCAGTGCGGTACGAGCCGGCGGACCGGCGGTGGTTCACGGCACTGTCCTCGCTGATCCCCCGGCACCAGTGGTTGCGGGTGTTTCCGGTGACACCTGGGACCCTTCTCGCGTGGCACCGCAGGCTGATCGCCCCGAAGACCATCGGCGGCGCGGGCGTCACCAATGACTCCATGCTCTCCATGGGGCGGTGAAGGCATGATTACAGCGCCGAAGCCCTACTTTGCACCGTTGGTCAGAGATAGGCGATCGCGGGATGTCGCACACTGGGCCGGACCGGCGATCGGCTGCTCCGGATCAGCGACGGCCAGAGAGATGCCCCGCTCAGCAGCCGTACCTCTGGGTGCAGCCGAGTCCACTCGTTGCTGTGACCGGTCGGGATGAGCCAGTAGAACCGGCCTCGTGGGGGTGTCACCATGCGACGAGTAGCGTCCGAAGTCCCCCTGTGATCTTGCTGTCGTCGGTGGGGAGTGTGGTGTGGGGTTCGTGCAGGTGAAGCCGAGGCAGTCGAGCCGGCAGATTCTCAATGACGGTCAGTAGTTCCAGCCGGGCCAGAGACGCCCCGATGCAGTGGAACTTGCCGTGTCCGAAGCCGATTTGCGGGTTGGGCGTGCGGGTGATGTCGAATCGGTCGGGGTCCGCGAAGACTGACTCGTCCCGGTTTGCCGATTGGAAGGAGAAGACCACCAGGTCGCCGGCCCGGATATGGACGCCTTCGAAGTCCACACCCTCGAGTGCGTAGCGCGGAATCCAGCTCCCGCCCGGGACAGCGAAGCGCAGGATCTCCTCGACCGCGCCCGGAGCCAGCGCCTGATCCCGGCTCAGGGCCTGGCACTGGCCAGGGTGCAAGAGAAGCGCGCCGGAGTCCCGGCGACGAACCCCCCTCTGGACCCGACAAGACCTCCGGGCCAGCTAGCGCTTCAGGTACCGGCGCTTGCCGCTCACTCCATTCCACTTGTCAGCATCCGGAAGCGCGTCTTGCGGCTGAGTGATAGCAGGCCACTGGGATGCCAGCTCGCTATTGAGCCGGATGAACTCGTACTTGTCCGCGGGTAGGTCTTCCTCCGCGAAGATCGCTTCGACCGGGCACTCCGCAACGCATGTCCCGTCATCGGTGCACTCGTCAGGGTCAATCACCAGCATGTTCGGACCCTGCCGGAAGGCGTCCGTCGGGCAGACAGCCGCGCAGTCCGTGTACTTGCATCTGATGCAGGCGTCAGTCACCACGTATGTCATCGGGGTAGCTCCTTGCCGAGAGGTGCGACTACACGCCCCCCTCTCTGTAATTTACTGATTACAGTAAGCTACTTTTCTGCTCCCCGCCCTGCGGCTCACCCGACCAAAGGGCCTCGGCGGTCACCCGATGAACACGTAGCAGCCCCATCAGGCCCCCACCACCATGTGCCTCCATGAACCGGCCAGCCGGTGCGAAGCCGAGCCATGGAGCCACTGGTCACCTGGACGCCGCTCGTCGTCGAAGAAGAGGCTGACCATCGACCCCGGCGACATGAGAATCAGCGGTCGCGGCCAGTCGCTCCCGCCCAAGGATGGAGAGATCACCTTCCGCAAGCCGGGGCCGGCGAGCAGACGAAGAAGAAGGGGATTCGCCTGGGTGAGGTCAAGACCGACAACGACGGCCATCTGCTGGTCCTGGGCGGGCGGGGAGGGGCCGGCTCACCGTACCAACTTGACTTCAACTACTTTGACAGCGACGGCTGGTGGGACGACACTTCGGACGGTCCGGTTGAGGCCGTCGTGACGATCAGAAACAGAACCACGCCCCTACCCGTTCAGCGGGCCTGGGTGGTCGTGACCCCGCCCAAGTACTCCCCGGAGCTGGACACCGTGGTGACGCTCTGGGACCGGCTGCTGGACTTCTTCGCGCGCCCGGACGACGTGACCTGGATGCGCCCCTCCTACACTCGGGACATCCAGCCCATCCTTCAGCGCGCCCGAAGGATGGGGGCGGTGCACGCGGGCGCCAACGGCAACCACGCCGGCTGGCCGGAGCCGATGTACGGCTTCTACCACCGTCGCAAGATCGCCAGCTGGCTCACCGGCGACAAGAAGATGCCGGTGATGAGCCAACCTCGCGATCTCAAGGACGGTCACCTGACCAACCTCCAGATGGCCGCCCTGCAGAAGTGGCAAGCCGGCGACTTCGACCGTGACTGGCCCAGCACGCCGCCGCCGGAGGCGAAGATCACACCCGACGGCCTCGACCGGGCCGCGCTGGAGGCCTGCGTGGGCGCGTCCTTCGGCCCCGGGATCGAGGCCGGGCGCCATCTTCTCAAGTCGAACATGTGGGCCGACCCGGACAAGCGGGACTTCCGGTTCAGCTCCCGGGTCCAAGCCGGCGATCTCACCGCCCGGATGTGCATCCCGTGGCACTCCGACTTCAAGTGGTGCGCCGGCGACTGGTGGCCCGTCCCCCGACCGGTCGACGTCATCCCCGCGGGCGCGGCGCCGCCGGACTACCAGGACTGGGATCGTGGCGTGGCCAACACCAAAGCCATGGTGGATGATTGGCGCAAGCTCGGCTTCGTCGTGGCCGACCGGAACGGGCGCTACCGGGAGGTGGAGCGCGCTACCCGCTGGACGGTCACGCCGGAGCTGCTCGCCGACGGTCAGTGGACCACGACGGTCCCCGGCCCCGGAACCGCCACGGACGGACAGGCCGACGTCCGGCAGCCGGCCGAGCAGCTCACCGGGGTGGACCTGGCAAGCTACGGACGCGGCCAACTCCCGCCAGGGCAGGAGCATGTGTGGCCGATCCTGCTGACCGACGAGGACCGCTCCATCGAGGTGACCGTCCGGGCCGCCCAACCGCAGGCACTGTCCGTGGGCGTGGTCACCCCCTACGGGCCCGAGGTCGCCGACGACGACCCCCATCTCACCGGCACCGTCTTCGACGACCGGCTGGAGCTGCAGATCGCACTGCCGGTCGAGGTGTGGCCGCAGCGCTTCACCCACGCGGGCCGCTGGGAGATTCGGATCAGCACCCCCGAAGCGACCACGACCACGGCCTACCAGCTCACGGTGGCAACCGAGTCGGACATCCGGATCGGGGAAGCCGCAGTCCGGCGAGACTCCGCCTGCAACCTGACCGTTGCCACCGACCTCGGCGAGCGCGAGATCCAGGAGGCTGTGGCCGTGCTGGCCGCGGACGGCAGCGAGGTGCCGTTGCAGCTCACCGGCCCGGGTGGCTTCAGTGGGCAGGCCGACACGGCGGGAGCCGAGGGGTCGCCCCTGCGGCTGCGGGTGATCGGGGACTCCCGGTGCGGCAACCCCTTCATCCGGGAGCGGTTCCTGACCCCCGGCGGGAACGGGTGAGCCGCACCGACCATGTGGTCGTCGTCGGGGGTGGCCCCTCCGGCGCGGTGGTCGCCTGGTACCTGGCCACCGCCGGCGCGGCCGGCGTCCTGGCGGACGACGGCCGCGCGCCGTGGCGGTCGGTGGGCCAGCAGTTGTCGCCCTCCGCGCTGACGGTCCTCGGCCGGATCGGGTCGTGGACAGGTTGGCCACCGTCTCGACCCCGGTCTACGAGGCCCGCAGCGCCTGGGCCGAACCGACCGTGGACCACCGTTCGAGCCTGCTCAACCGCTACGGTCCGCCCCTGGCCGTGGACCGTGCCGCACTGGACGAGTTGCTGCGCGAGGCGGCCCGCGAAGCAGGTGTACGCCTGGTACGCGCCCACGCGAAGCCGGTGGCCGGGCCGGACGGCGGGTGGTTGGTGCCCGGTCTCGAGAACCCCGTCCCGGTGGTCGTCGACGCCACCGGCACGGCCCGGGCCGTCTCACGCGCCCGACTCCGCTGGCACGGTGTGGACCGGCTGCGCTACACCATCTGGCAAACCCGTCCCGCCGATCGACTGCCCCAGCCCTGGTCACTGGTCGAGGCCGCGCCCGACGGCTGGTGGTACAGCGCGCCGACGCCCGGCAGCGAGCGATTGACGGTCATGCAGGTCCAGGACACCGCCGGGCGGGCGCCGCAGCTACCGCCGCCCCGCACCTCCGAGCGCCTGGCGCACCGTTCGCTGCCGCGGCCGGCCGCACAGCGGGTCGCCGTGGTGGGTTGCGCCGGTCCGCCCTGGACGGCGGGCCTGGTCGCAGTGGGGGACGCAGCGCTCTCCGTCGACCCGCTTTCCTCCTCCGGGCTACGGCACGCCCTTGAGCTGGCCGGCCCCGCCTCCGAGGCCGCGCTCGGCTTGCTGCACGGCGACGAACGGCCGGCCGACGACTACGCGCGTGCGGTGCGGCACGCGTTTCTCAAGCACCTGGCCGACCGTCAGTTCTTCCATGCGGCCGCGACCCGCTACCAGACTGCCGCCTTCTGGAGCCACCGGTCAGACCTCGAGCACATGCGCCTCGCCGACGCGCAGAGCGGGCACCGCAGCGGGGTGTGATCCAGCGCCGGCCGGGAGGGGCCGGTCGGCGAGCTCTTCCCGGGTCGGACGGGCGCCCGCGCGGTGCGGAGGCCCCTTCAGGCCACGCACCAGCCGGAGTCGCAACGGCTGCCCGCCGCTTCCTCCCGCGGCGCCGACCCTGGCGTGGTCTCCTGCGAGGGCTTCCTGGATCGTGGACGCCCGGCCGGAGTATTTGCGGTCGCCAGGAATGCCCGCGGAGTAGAGCGTGCCGCGGTCAACCCCCCCCCCAGGGGCTCAGGCCGTTCTCGCGCATCACCGCTCAACTGGCCACCGGGGCGGCCTCCCCAGGTCATGTCGCGGACTGAATGTGCGATTCGACCGAAGGTCACCCACTCAGT encodes:
- the fdxA gene encoding ferredoxin FdxA — translated: MTYVVTDACIRCKYTDCAAVCPTDAFRQGPNMLVIDPDECTDDGTCVAECPVEAIFAEEDLPADKYEFIRLNSELASQWPAITQPQDALPDADKWNGVSGKRRYLKR
- a CDS encoding LodA/GoxA family CTQ-dependent oxidase translates to MTIRNRTTPLPVQRAWVVVTPPKYSPELDTVVTLWDRLLDFFARPDDVTWMRPSYTRDIQPILQRARRMGAVHAGANGNHAGWPEPMYGFYHRRKIASWLTGDKKMPVMSQPRDLKDGHLTNLQMAALQKWQAGDFDRDWPSTPPPEAKITPDGLDRAALEACVGASFGPGIEAGRHLLKSNMWADPDKRDFRFSSRVQAGDLTARMCIPWHSDFKWCAGDWWPVPRPVDVIPAGAAPPDYQDWDRGVANTKAMVDDWRKLGFVVADRNGRYREVERATRWTVTPELLADGQWTTTVPGPGTATDGQADVRQPAEQLTGVDLASYGRGQLPPGQEHVWPILLTDEDRSIEVTVRAAQPQALSVGVVTPYGPEVADDDPHLTGTVFDDRLELQIALPVEVWPQRFTHAGRWEIRISTPEATTTTAYQLTVATESDIRIGEAAVRRDSACNLTVATDLGEREIQEAVAVLAADGSEVPLQLTGPGGFSGQADTAGAEGSPLRLRVIGDSRCGNPFIRERFLTPGGNG
- a CDS encoding integrase, whose amino-acid sequence is MIVSLVYQVARKLLAVPAVLLGRDATEDAELLVLRRENAVLRRQVTAPVRYEPADRRWFTALSSLIPRHQWLRVFPVTPGTLLAWHRRLIAPKTIGGAGVTNDSMLSMGR
- a CDS encoding NAD(P)/FAD-dependent oxidoreductase, producing the protein MDRLATVSTPVYEARSAWAEPTVDHRSSLLNRYGPPLAVDRAALDELLREAAREAGVRLVRAHAKPVAGPDGGWLVPGLENPVPVVVDATGTARAVSRARLRWHGVDRLRYTIWQTRPADRLPQPWSLVEAAPDGWWYSAPTPGSERLTVMQVQDTAGRAPQLPPPRTSERLAHRSLPRPAAQRVAVVGCAGPPWTAGLVAVGDAALSVDPLSSSGLRHALELAGPASEAALGLLHGDERPADDYARAVRHAFLKHLADRQFFHAAATRYQTAAFWSHRSDLEHMRLADAQSGHRSGV
- a CDS encoding cytochrome P450 — its product is MHPGQCQALSRDQALAPGAVEEILRFAVPGGSWIPRYALEGVDFEGVHIRAGDLVVFSFQSANRDESVFADPDRFDITRTPNPQIGFGHGKFHCIGASLARLELLTVIENLPARLPRLHLHEPHTTLPTDDSKITGGLRTLLVAW